The following is a genomic window from Saccopteryx bilineata isolate mSacBil1 chromosome 4, mSacBil1_pri_phased_curated, whole genome shotgun sequence.
tattacgttaagtgttttacatatgttgaaccatccttgagattctgggatgaatcccacttgatcatgatgtattattattattatttttttgtatttttctgaagctggaaacggggatagacagtcagacagactcctgcatgtgcccgaccaggatccacctggcacgcccaccagggggcgatgctctgcccaccagggagcgatgctctgcccctctggggcgtcgctctgtcgcaactagagccactctagcgcctggggtagaggccaaggagccatccccagcgcccgggccatctttgctccaatggagcctcgctgctagaggggaagagagagacagagaggaaggggggggggtggagaagcagataggcgcttctcctgtgtgccctggccggaaatcgaacccgggacttctgcacgccaggctgacactctaccactgagccaaccggccagggctgatgtattattttattaatatgttgttgtattcaatttgccagtattttgtttagtattttagcatctgtattcattagagatattggtctgtagttttctttttttgtgccgtccttgccaggtttcggtatgagggttatgctggcctcataaaatgtgtttggaagtattgcttcttcttcaattttttggaagactttgagtagaataggaaccaagacttctttgaatgtttgatagaattcactagtatagccgtctgggcctggacttttattttgggggaggtttttaatggttttttctatttcttctctactaataggtctgtttaggctttccgcttcttcatgactcagtctaggaaggttgtattcttctaggaatttatccatttcttctaggttgttgaatttagtggcataaagtttttcatagtattctacaataattctttgtatatctacgatgtctgtggtgatatctcctctttcattttggattttgtttgtatgagttctttctcttttttccttggtaagtcttcccAGGGGTTttacaattttgttgatcttttcaaagaaccagctccttgttctattaattttttctatagtttttctgttctctatttcatttatttctgctctgatttttattatctcctttcttcggctggttttgggttgtttttgttcttctttttccagttccttaaggtgtgaggttaagtggttcacttgggctctatcttgcttgttcatataggcctgaagtgatatgaagttccctcttatcactgcttttgctgcatcccagagagtctaatatgtcgtattgtcattttcatttgtctgtatatatcttttgatctctgcacttatttcttctttgacccattcattttttaaaagtatgttgtttagtttccacatttttgtggggtttttttcctcttttttgcagttgaattctagtttcaaggctttatgatcagaaaatatgcttggtacaatttcaatttttctgaatttgctgatgttatttttatggcccaacatatggtcaattcttgagactgttccatgtacactagagaaaaatgtatactctgtcgctttgggatgaagtgtcctgtagatgtctatcatatccaggtgctctagtgtttcctttaagaccactatatctttattgattttctgtttggattatcgatctagagccgtcagcagtgtattgaggtctctaagtatgattatatttttgtcagtttttgtttttagatcaataagtagctgtcttatatattttggtgctccttggtttggtgcatatatattaagaattgttctgtcttcttgattcagtgtccccttagccattatgaaatgaccatttttgtctctgagtacttttgctgtcttgtagtcagcattattagatatgagtattgccacgcctgcttttttttggatgttatttgcttggagtagttttccagcctttcactttgaatttgtttttatccttgttgcttagatgtgtttcttgtaggcagcatacagttggattttcttttttaatccattcggctaatctgtgtctttttattggtgagtttaatccatttacgtttagtgtaattattgacacttgtggattccctattgccattttataaattgctctctgttagttttatatcttgtttgattcttctcttgtttttctatcatttgtttttgtttgtttgtatttcatacttctttcctctgttgctaccttttttaggtcatgtgcttttgtggtggtttttttcaagggtggttaccattaagtaatgaaaaggatacctaccatgttcattgtagtaccctatcttgcaagtgtttctgcacttcatcgtcttttgctactgttaatctttgtcctctccccccctttttttttgcttttgttgtcactgtttaaatttggttttattgttttcttggtggagcttttacttgtggttttgttttgttttgttctttggatatggttggaaaaccccctttagtatttcctggagtgggggttttctgatgataaatttcttcatcttttctgtatttgtgaatgtttttatttctccttcgtatttgaaggataactttgatgggtatagtattcttggctgaaagttcctctctttcaggactaaatattggggtccactctcttctagcttgtagagtttctgctgaaaaatctgatgataatctaataggccttcctttatatgttatatgcttcttttccctggctgccttgagaattttgttgttgttgttggtttatgctattttcattatgatgtgccttggagtaggtttgctgtggttaagaaaacttggtcttctgtttgcttcttgaatttgaggctttagttctttccacaggcttgggaagttctcgtctattatttgtttgaataaattctccattccgttttctctctcttctccctctgatatacctattattcttatgttattctttttttttctttgtatttttctgaagctggaaacggggagagacagtcagacagactcccgcatgcgcccgaccaggatccacccggcacgcccaccagggggcgacgctctgcccctctggggcagtcgctctgttgcgaccagagccactccagcgcccggggcagaggccaaggagccatccccagcacccgggtcatctttgctcctatggagccttggctgtgggaggggaagagagagacagagaggaaggaggggggaggggggagaagcagatgggcgcttctcctgtgtgccctggccgggaatcgaacccggactcctgcacaccaggccgacgttctaccactgagccaaccggccagggcatgttattctttttgatggagtcagacaattcctgtagggctttctcatttttttaaatttttgagtctctctcttctctctgttgtgcctcaagttgcttgtcttctatgtcactaatcctaccttctatctggcctgttttattagctaagcttgttacctcgtttttcagttcatgaattgagtttttcatctctgtttgatttgtttttatagtttcagagtccttggtaatatattctttgtgttcattgagttgttttctgagcttcctaaattgcctttctgtgttttcttgtatatctctgagtatttttaggatttctattttaaattctctgtcatttagctccaaggtttccaatatattaatttttttctccatagattttttcatatctatctgtgttacttctctatcttttgtatccatgatattcaatttcctttttcttttttttttttttttttttgtatttttctgaagctggaaacagggagagacagtcagacagactcctgcatgcgcccgaccaggatccacctggcacgcccaccagggtcgacgctctgcccaccagggggcgatgctctgccaagaccagagccactctagctcctggggcagaggccaaggagccatccccagtacccgggccatctttgctccaatggagccttggctgcgggaggggaagagagagacagagaggaaggagggggggtggagaagcaaatgggcgcttctcctgtgtgccctgaccgggaatcgaacccaggtcccccgcacgccaggccgacgctctaccgctgagctaaccggccagggccaatttactttttcttaatggcatctgagaatggtcttgttgatagcactaatgcaaattaataaagaataaaaagtagaggaaaaaaatgaaaataataaaaaataaaaaattttggaaaaaaacccaataataatttattatttccctccccttttctttcttctcttcccctcctcttccctcctccttaggaaaatattgtgataaattgtgaattatattatgctaaatggaacaaaaactgcctataacggggGCCTGAGTTGGGAGAaactgttcaaggggcaaaaaagtaagtagggacccacaaaatgcaaaaaaggaaaaaatttgggtcaagtgtaaaatgatttgcttgtaagtgatggtcgactaagagatataatgagagggataagagagaaaccagaaaaagggggaaaaaaccaaactattgtattaagtggagcaaagactggaTAGAATGGAGATCTTGGGTTGGaagaaatgctaatgagttaaaaagagaagtaaaaagcacccaaaatgccacaaaaaaaccaaaaaaaacttgagttccaaattaaataatttgctcatgattgaggattgaatgagaggaaaattaaaaggaggaaagaagaaactaatagaaagggagaaacaagaaaagggggaaaaggaaaggaagaaaaaagaaaaaaaacaaaaagagagagagagctaagggttttggagtgtaaccctcatggagagtaaggaagaagaaaagaaataaaataaaacacttatgggtagtgtagttcaagaaaaggaaagagtaagatgggcagagaataaaaggaccaaggtggaggaaatagaaataataataataaaggcaagaagatgaaagaaacaaacaaacaaaaaaaatagtggaacaaattataacgtctgtggatttttcttgaatttgagaggttaatttcttcttcccttttcttttctctccatcttcctggtcggtgactctgtaccccaggctctgcctctgtggcacgcttaggtagggatttgcagttgatgagactctatggcaatgtcatatatttgacttcagtctcgttggtagtcaaggcttgttagcgtttgcaggctccaacaatgagagagtccgttttcccggagcctctctcctagtctctccttcctggattagcagcctgatgatccagctatgaggctgctgctgcctctgcctggggagtaagaggcttagagagctggcaaatccccactctaagcccacttaatgcagggctctgggtaaggctctggcagtcagagcagccagcgTAATCACACGGGGCTggaagccaattgctctcaaggtgactttctctgagcttccaggcctgttcagcacacctagcactctgtgggaccactgtccccaggctttccgcactttgtagcctgttttggctgggaagaagatgcactagtcactgcctgcagtacaggaggtcttaacactgccaagtccctctttttagcatatatccctgagtatgaaagctctgccaatcagaagttgcccctacccctttagcaagaggcactaaaatatatcacacctcttgtcttggattgctggactgagagagatcttgtcaattagagctgcgtaggtcagttgggaggtgagcagcctgtgggttaagctaatttcagtgattggatctgtagaatttctccagaatgaactgcaagctgcgtgtgtgcccctcccccaacacttgattgttagcttgaatggctgggtgaggcgccccgcccacCTAGAGAGgctcgggtgtagggaagttcactttggcgcACTCCCTGCACGCCGCTGGCAGCTGTTGCTCATGGCGCGGGTGAATACTCGCACGTGGGTGGTTGCTCTCCGCCTGCGCTGGCTGTTCGGCTGTTTGTGGCTTGGTGCgtgggaggctgggctgcccgTGGCGTGGGCCAGGGGCTGGGCTGCTGGGGCGTGGCACACGAGCGTTTGCTtgcgtgggctgattcaccacaggcacactcttttctCGGCTTGAACGAACGTCTGCGCCGcagcctagctacctccacacTCCTAGCtcctcccgactctcagttccaagtgaaagcagcctttgctcaggttagtgaggaaggcagagagtttctCTGTCCGGCTTATTTCCCTCAGGGTTgatcatatatttagccaatttttcgctcgatcctaccttcgccttcagggtTGGAACtctcagatgctccaaggatagatttttctgtctctggttgatgaacttgttgaaattttggggagattttttggtccgtgtcctcatggcgccatttctatgacgtcacttggtattttcatttcttttaatttttttaaatggtgatttttaaaaattatttatttattcattttagaggagagagagagggagagggagagagagagagagagaagtgggggaggagcagaaagcatcaactcccatatgtgccttgaccaggcaagcccagggtttcgaaccagtgacctcagcagtccaggtcgacgctttatccactgtgccaccacaggtcaggccaagtgttTTCATTTCATAACCTTGAGGCCTTTACAGGcttatattttggttttcttaCATAGACCAATGTGGCATTAGAACCACCTCTGGCTAATGGcctccttgtttaattaatttaacaatttCCCCTCTTGGTCATCCTCTCATGCATGAGAAATTGACCAAAAGTTGGTTATCAGTGCCACTTTTAGTCACCATCAGAGTTAAGCTGCTCTTGTCTCAACGAGAAATTCATAGGTTGTAACGTCATATCTGTAGAAGAATTGTTTTGGCAGTTCACCTTGTTTCTATTTCTCCAAAAGCAGTGGGATCATCTGATGGCTGTGAACAGGCATCTAAGACCTTTGCGAGAACATTTGGGATATTATAATgactatgaaaataataatactaagagACTACAGTATATATACCCCTTAGCCAAGGCTCTTATGAACCAGACCAGCAGGTATCAAATAAACCAACATACATACCCAGAGGGGCACTTCTCTGTTTTAGCCAAGCACCTAGTTTGTTAATTTCATGTGTTTGCTACAATACCAGAGGTGTTGATCTAGGTACAGCAGAAGGTATTTGCTATGGTACAGACTCTTCCTTGTTCAACCAATTAATAATCTAAAGCAATTCTATTATCTAAAAATTACCTTAGCAAGAAAATCTAGGGACTTTTATTGTGTAGCTATGGCCTTAGCAGTAAATTTGGCTGTAGTTGCCAAAGTTTAGGATTGTGCCTTCTCCCTTGAAATAGCAGAGAAAAATCAagttgcaaaaaacaaaaaagtgaagtTTTCATAATGGAGATGAAGATTTTGATCTGTGATCTTGGAAGAGCTGTTTATTTCAAAATGCCATTCTGTTCGGAGGTAAAACATTTATGTAGTTATTTGAGTTGTGAGCTGAATTGGTAGATTTTTTCATGCAAtaccatttttattcaaaagaacAACTAATAGACAAACTATGATTAATCAGATTGCATttacgttgtgacaccttagttgttcattgattgctttctcatatgtgccttgaccgtggggctacagcagaccgagtaaccccttgcttgagccagcgaccttgggtctaagctggtgagctttgctcaaaccagatgagcccaggtgacctcggggtctcaaacctgggtcctccgcctcccagtccgacgctttatccactgcgccaccacctggtcaggctcagattgCATTTACAATGGAcattctctcaaaaatgaataaagtgagcCTATCATTTCAAGGAACACAGCTGAAGGTATTTGTTGCCAATTAATAAAATTTGAGATTTCTAGTCGCGCTGCATCGTCTAGTATTTCTAGGACCACAAAAGGATTTTCTGTTCTTCGACATTGTAGCTGTTTACTATTTGGAATCAGTGAAGTTTCGGGAGTATCGCTGCGGCCATGAACATGTCGGTCCCAAGCGCACTCATGAAACAACTACCCATTCAGTCCATGGCTGGTGCCGTCCCTGTTCACAATGAGAAAGGTGAGATTTCGATGGAAAAAGTGAAGGTAAAACGTTATGTATCTGGAAAGAGGCCAGACTATGCCCCTATGGAGTCCTCAGACGAGGAGGATGAAGAATTTCAGTTCATTAAGAAAGCCCAAGAACAAGAAGCAGAAcctgagaacagagggaggattcATTAGCGACCCTCGGCTCCGGCGTTTGCAGAACCGTATTAGTGAAGATGTGGAAGAGAGGTTGGCTCGACATCGGAAAATAGTGGAGCCTGAAGTGGTAGGAGAAAGTGACTCAGAAGTAGAAGGAGATGCTTGGCGCGTGGAACGAGAAGACAGcagtgaagaagaagaggaagaaatcgATGATGAGAAAATAGAGTGGCGGCGTGGCATGATGCCTCAGCGAGCacaggagagaaaaaatgaaaagatggaaGTCATGGACGTGGAAGATGAAGGACGGTCTGGGGAGGAATCAGAACCCGAGTCCGAGTACGAAGAGTACACAGACAGTGAAGGTGAGCTGGAGCCTCGTCTTAAGCCAGTCTTCATTCGAAAGAAGGATCGAGTAGCAGTTCAAGAACGTGAAGCTGAAGCACTGAAACAGGAGCTGGAGCAGGAGGCCAAACACAAGGCTGAGGAGAGGCGCAAGTCCACACTCCAGACTGGAGAAGAGGAGACCAAGAAAGAGCTAGAGGAAAACAGGCGATCCCTGGCTGCACTGGATGCACTGAACACTGACGATGAAAATGAGGAGGAGAATATGAGGCATGGAAAGTTCGGGAGCTAAAGAGaatcaagagggagagagaagatagagaagcGCTTGAGAAGGAGAAGGCAGAAATCGAACGTATGCGAAACCTAACTGAGGAAGAGAGGCGAGCTGAGCTTTGGGCGAATGGCAAAGTTATTACCAACAAAGTGGTTAAGGGCAAATACAAGTTCTTACAGAAGTATTATCACCGGGGTGCCCTCTTCACGGATGAGGATGAAGAAGTATACAAGAGAGATTTCAATGCACCTACCCTGGAGGATCATTTCAACAAAACCATTCTTCCCAAAGTCATGCAGGTCAAGAACTTTGGGCGCTCTGGTCGTACCAAATACACCCACCTTGTAGATCAGGACACCACCTCCTTTGACTCAGCATGGGATCAAGAGAGTGCCCAGAACACGAAGTTCTTTAAACAAAAGGCAGCTGGGGTACGAGATGTATTTGAACAGCCATCTGCCAAGAAGCGGAAAACTACTAAAAATTCAACTACTAATTCTTCCAGTTGTGGGACACAAGGGGATGTCTCAGTGTCTAGCCCCTGATTTTTTTATTCACATGACCCATGTATCTAGTCTATTGGACTGCCAACTGTAACACTTGGGGAACCCAATTTTGGAAGGTGCTTTGCGAGGTTTGGACTCATGCTGATAAACCCACAGAAAAGCACTTTGAATCTAGGTAATTGAGAGAATATTTgtcctattttgttgttgttgttgttattaattgatactagagagaggaagggagaggcagagacattGATATCAACTTCCAGTTAGGAGTATCTTCACTTAAAACTATTTCTGAGAAATCTTAGGTTTCATCATTGCTCTAGTTTCCCCAAATTCACTTGGGACTATTCAAAGTTTCTTTTTCCAGCCCCTTAGCTTGGGTCAGAAACACGGGCATTTAAGTGTACAGTACATTACTTCAACCTCATAGAAATCTACACTCATAAaacctgtttttcatttttaaaaaatttgagattTCAACAAAAGATAGAATTTTGGAAAAGTTGCATCTACCAATGTGAACTTGACAGCTTCATAATAATTAAAGAGTTTTCTGATGAGACTTATGACATGGAAATTAATGTGACTTGAAATACATCAAATTTGGGAAACCTATATAACTCAGTAAAGTC
Proteins encoded in this region:
- the LOC136335445 gene encoding LOW QUALITY PROTEIN: microfibrillar-associated protein 1A-like (The sequence of the model RefSeq protein was modified relative to this genomic sequence to represent the inferred CDS: inserted 3 bases in 2 codons) — encoded protein: MNMSVPSALMKQLPIQSMAGAVPVHNEKGEISMEKVKVKRYVSGKRPDYAPMESSDEEDEEFQFIKKAQEQEAEPENXEGGFISDPRLRRLQNRISEDVEERLARHRKIVEPEVVGESDSEVEGDAWRVEREDSSEEEEEEIDDEKIEWRRGMMPQRAQERKNEKMEVMDVEDEGRSGEESEPESEYEEYTDSEGELEPRLKPVFIRKKDRVAVQEREAEALKQELEQEAKHKAEERRKSTLQTGEEETKKELEENRRSLAALDALNTDDENEEXEYEAWKVRELKRIKREREDREALEKEKAEIERMRNLTEEERRAELWANGKVITNKVVKGKYKFLQKYYHRGALFTDEDEEVYKRDFNAPTLEDHFNKTILPKVMQVKNFGRSGRTKYTHLVDQDTTSFDSAWDQESAQNTKFFKQKAAGVRDVFEQPSAKKRKTTKNSTTNSSSCGTQGDVSVSSP